The following nucleotide sequence is from Corylus avellana chromosome ca7, CavTom2PMs-1.0.
CTTGGtgtaaaatacataaaaaaaaaactaaaaaagaaaaaataaaaagaaaaacaaaaaaacaaacagaagaACACTACTTATCAGTCTGGCTTTTGCAATGAAGAATGAGACTGGTACAATTATTATTGCTATGGctgacaaagaagaaaaagaaggggaaTGGAGAGAATAGAAGAAATTATCTAGTGTTTTCGTCATAATGGATTTTGGTGTTACTAGCTGACTTGGCtgccttatagaagttattcttgACAGAATATCTATCGCCTTCAATATAGTCCACAGCTAGCATACAGCCATAAACTATGGACACATATGATCCTTCATATTATTTCATTTGGATACATACAATATCCTAGTCGTCAGGTTGGAGATAGTTCCAGCATTATAGAAATTGTATTAGTACGCCAGGAATGCGATGCAGAAATAATTATGTCTGTTAGGTATATCCCTGATAAAGAACGTAGTAAAAAAGTAATCAGAGGTGATTGCTGGTGTAAAACTTAGGTGGACAGAGTTGGAAAGTTCACGTGCTGTTCCATAAATCTTTGGCATAATTTTTTCTCATGTTGAGCAATGCAAGAACAAACACCCTCAGAGAGggaatgaaaatttttctagGATAAGTTTTGCCAATACCTTGTGACCAAAGAAATGGCCTGCTGGGTCACATTTGAAGAGTCGAGGTCCAAATTCATCATCAATACCCAAAACCATAGCAACTTCCAAAAGCAAAGAAATGAAATCACAGAAGGGATAAAAAAATCAGTAACAAAGCTCATATATGTTTAACAAATCCATTGCTGAAAAAGGAATACTAAGTTTAATTAACACATAATGGCGGGAGAGGAGAATCTTTGACAACTAtggaaaagacaagaaacaaACCTACTCCAAGCGGTCTCATATAAGCATGTTGAGTATAGACTTGTGATTTGTCAGCAATCCTGAAATGCAAACAATTCCAAAACATTAGTTAAACTAACTTTGaccttgcatttttttttctgggcTAACTTCGACCTTACATAGAATGACATACAATCTTCTGATTACAATGTTATGAACATACGCAAATGtttattaagggaaaaatggaAAGAACACAAGAGTTTACACATACTCAATAATTTGAAGAAGCATAAGTATTGACATATTTACGAATCGGTGTTTGTCACATACAGTGGCATGCCATCTATGAAGAATTTGATGTCCTGGACTAACAAATACTATCAGTGAAACTCCTTCTGGATGCTGCTATGAGCACTCGTGTATTGTCCCCAAGACCTCGATAATAAATCCATTATGGTCCGAGTCTAACATTTGAATGAAACTCCTTCTGGATGCTGCTATGAGTACTCTTGTGTATTGTCCCCAAGACCTCGAGTAATAAATCCATTATGGTCTGAGTCTAACAATTGAATGAACAAGCATCTTCTTAATCAAGAAGGTGAAGCTTATTGACTCCAAAAGGGTGCAATAACTATGCTTTCTAGTGTATTGCATAAATCTAAGAGAAAAATATCCCTGGCCACGGGAGCTGCAAAATTTACCTAACATCAAGGTTCCTGAATTCAGGAAGAGTCTGAAAACAGAACACTGTGTTCTTGTGTAATCCACAATTCATCATCCTCATCTTCTACTTTTCGTATCTTATTTGACCTAAATGTGGGTATCAAGGTGGGCTACGTTAAATTAAACCTAGGAAACAGGACTATATATCCTAGGAAAGAGAACAAACTACACATTTAATTCAACCTAAATATGAAAGAAACAATATCATTGGACAATCTAATATTCTTtgagttccatttttcttttctatattagGAGCATATCTGCTAAACAAGATAACAAACTATGAATTTAtttaaacccaataataaagtGCACATACTTTACATGAGAGAGAGCAATAAAAACAAGTAATGCACAGATATCCAcataataaaagacaaaaaggaGTTATATGATACGAAACCAGCAATTCCTCTTTTCCAGTCAAATGCACAAACATGAGTTCACTATATTGCTAATCTATTTGAAGGAAAAGCAACAATTTTTAATTGTTCCGCTCAAAAAATGGGGTTTTTTTGGCGAAGATGGctgaaactaattttttttaactcaaaacaTATAGCAAGAATAGTTTAGTAGTTgattaactaaaaataaattgcaaGTTACATAATTAAAGGGTACCCAAATTGGACAGCGAAAGAATAAGGATATACCATTTTGCCAATACATCCACAGGCATCTCATATCCATATCTGAAGCGAAACTCAGCTGCTTCATTTCTCGCTTGTTGAACCAAGGTCCTTGCATCAGCTGGAAAATAGCATGCCAAAATTATCCAAGTTCTACGCATTTAAAAGAGCACTGAATAGAAAATCACATCTTCATATTGTAACCATAGAGGAAGAAGCATATGTGAACTTGGGACCAATAACAATATGGACGATTAAATTACACTCTCTAAAAACAACACATTTGTGTAATTGATGTTATCAACTTAAATTCTAGTCCAGATGTGCTGGTAGACTTCCATATACGGATCTTCAtcatgtgaaaaaataaaaaaaataaaagttccATGGACTTTTGTCGTGCAACATGTTACATAATTATGTACAAGGTGCGCTTGCATCAACAGTACAAGTGGAACATATCATCCCTGCTCGGTTTTAATAACAGTAATATTTACTAAAAGCTAACATTCTAGTTTCAAATCAGAAGAGTAAATGTGGGACACATACTTGATAACAGCAGACTACATGCTCAGACATGTTACCATCTTTAACATTTTCAATAACCAAATTTGCAAATTTGATACAGACAGGCTGTTTTAAGTTTGATCTTtcttaaaactaaaataaaaaggctTAGATAGAAACTTGCTGCCTCACCTGTCATGCCAGTTGCCAACAACCCAAGATACTTTGTGATGGGGAAAAGATGTGAGACACTTGTCTGATCCAAAAGCTTGTcctatttcaaattttatgattTATACAACCCAAGTCAATTCAAACTGTAGGTAAAACGAATTTTCAGCATGACAAGCAACTGATACTCACCGGGACCTTCTTCTGGGTCACAACACAAACTGAATCCTTTCCTCGTACACCAATAGAGGTGATTCCAGCAGCCTTAACAGCCTTAAAAGCATACTCTGTTCATTCATTTATACCCAAACATATTAGATATCACAGACTAAAAAGACATATTAGCAAATACATTTactcatttcaagcctgcagTTTCTGAAGTACTACAGTTTAGATCTTAAACCCCATAAGGTGCCAAGAAAATGTACAAAAAATGACACTTCTGtaattaagaaaacaaagacaTTCACACCTCTAAGACTGATGCTACTACTTTAAATTAGTATAACTGGGTGTTTCTTATATCAATAAGCAAAATGAGACTAAAaagatatttctttcttttcatatttATCAGATGTCACAGCGACCAAACAAAGGGTCAAGTTAGACCATCAAAGGGATTTTTAATTCAATGATTTTCTTTGAGCTACAGGAACTGtgatttaagtttttgaataaCTAAAACTAGATTCAAAATCCGGACTCTCCCGTACAGCCAATAAGGGTCATAGTAAATTTATTCCTAGTTCCACGACTCTGAAACCAAGCTCAGTTGAACTATCATCGCAGGTAAATTGCTTAAGTTATGTCTTTCAAAATTTGAGTAATTAAAATAAGGTTCAAGATCGTGATTTCTCGTTGTTTTCCTCGGATTTCTCGGCAACCAACCAAAGGGCGAAATAAACCACCATAAATACTAATTGGGTTTGTAATCAATGGCcctgaaaacccaaaaaaagctCCGCTAATGTGTTCCTTTGATATTACATACCTAACTGCGACAAATATTAccacaaatcacaattcattTCAACGACCAATCCTACATCTACATAACCGATCAAAAATGGCATTCAGAAATTCAAAAATGGATTTCTGGGAACATCAATGAAGGTGCTGCGTGTGATTGAAATACATCTAAAGGGGTAAAAGAGATATTTCACCACATAGCACATACCCACTTGAAAGAGGCGGCCTTCGGGAGAGAAAATCGTGATGTGGCGGTCGTAGCCACCTCCGCTTCCACGACTCATTGCTTTTGACTTGTTTGGATTTGCTCTGAACTGATTCGGGTTTTGAGGGTTTCTTTCTGCGTACTGAGATGGCGAAGatgcaagaaagaaaaataaacaccCAAGGCTTTTCTTTCTTCCCAAGCACACTCAAAAgttgaaaataaaaggtttctGCACAGCCAAAAACGATGTCGTTTGCTAGTGCTTAGTTAATTGGCAATGGGCCGCTACTTTTTCCTCTCTGTTTTTTTGAGGTAATTGGGCCGGCTATCGTTGCTTTCTAGGAATAGGATTTAACGAAGGTGatctattttatatatctagatttaataatttatatagtgttttgttatattatattatttaaaaattttaaaacaaatgtaATAATAGGTGATAATATATAgtccattaaatttttaaattttaaggaaaatgaatgaaaatgaaCTTAAAGGTTTTTAAGATCTGCTAAGGGTCCGTGTgagtttgcaatttcaaaaagtactatttaaaaataacaattttaaaatgtacaatttaaaaacttaaatttaacctttaaaattgcagtttaacctttaaaattgtacattttttaaaaaaatcttcttacCTGAAATTTGAAAACGcaaattttttgcattttcacattgtaattttttaaaagcacaattccaaataattcattttctgCGATGtagtttaaaatcacattttttgtctataaaatcacaatgtcaaaccCACCCTAAAAACAACAATTTAGTTTTACGGTCAAATTCCATCAAAACATTTGACGGATTTCATTAAGTGCCACGTCAGCGCCAATAAAATAACGACAtgtgtcactcttaataaaaaaaaattatacaacaTTGTATTAtgtaaaaactttaaaataatgtaataataagTGATAATATATactctattaaatttgtaaatttaatcTGAATTATGAAATAATATGAGATTCCGATCCAGGCTTTTgggtttattttgttgtttcttgAAGGCCCGCCATTAAAACATATGGGCTGTACACTAAAAAAGAGACCAATCCGGCATTCCTTTGTGCCGTTGTGCGAGTAGATTTGATTCCAACCCTTTTGCTTGATGCAATGCAAGACGAGACATTTCTAGCCAAATTGATtgatccataattttttttcttttttctgaaattttttcttaaatcatATGTTTAacactaatataatttttcttaaggGTGCGTTTAGGATtgtgatttcgcaagaataatctacgtttttaaaaaatattacaaaacataaggcgtttggcattgccatttaaaaagtacttaatttaaaataggaaaaaaatctgcgatttcaataagcaggcTAGAGGCtacttatttaaaaatgtgGGAATTTAAACCGAAATCATGAAtttgcataataaatatttaataaaaaagtattttttaacatattttatcaaatgcttttatgattttaaaaaatagcgatttcaaaaacaatatttttaaaatcgcacttattgaaaccgcaatcacaaacagaccctaaataaaatttagataaTTTTAGTTGAGGATTGCCCGCCATCTTTTTGCTTGATGTCATGGCCAAAGACACATTTTCAGTTAAGTTTATTGATAtccagttttgttttttttttttttttcttaaagtttttGGTACCATggacaaaattgtaaaaataattatGGATTGTCACCATCAAATCAACATAGTAGAATAGTAATGGGATATTGATATtgtatatagcattattctatCAGGATTATGATTACATATATACCATATGGCAGATAGTTATGACTAGAGATACATGAGataacatattattattataatgcaTTGACATGATTTTCTACCTTACTACCTATCAGAGATCCTATTGCATGATGATGcatgtgatttttcatattttgacaAAGATTGAGTTCGTAGACTTgcgctttattttttttcatgtgtaAAACATCTTTATTTTACAATTAGCCaatctttaaaaaatggttCGTGAGGTCTGTGCAGAAGGATTTTCATGGATGACTCGGCTTTATAAATCTTTGTAGACaactcttatatttaatatgtAACATTTTGGAGTTTTTGGATTTGGTAGCAGGCCTATGACCGAAACGCTTGATGTTGATTTTTATGGTTATGATATGATGCTTTAAGttatcttgtttttgtttttgtttttattattattattattattattatttgaaattgtattacCTCATCGCATTACTGTgagaaaattttctcaaaaaattggGTAAAATTCGATGATCAAAATGGTGTTCAAAGTGCCAAAACTACATGGGTGTCCGAACTGGATTCATAGCCGTCATGACGGACATCAATGCCGCAAAGTGTTTCTTCAACTTGAGAGCTTCATTTGCAAGCCCGTCTGCATGGCGTTCGAACGAGATAGATGAACAAGAAAACCCGAGCATCTGCAACCTCATCTGCAAGCCATCTGGACGCGCCGCACCAAGAGACGCTATGAAGCAATGTTGCCCTAGCCTCGTCCGGACGAACATACTCCCCGTCCTAACGGCCGTGTGTAAAAGTAAGATTTGGCCGTGTTATTTTGTGCCGTCCAGACGAGTCTTGTCTCCGTCCGGACGCCACGTACTTGTTACGGTTTTAAGTCAATGTAAATTGTGTGCTGGATGTAGGGTTCAATgggctattataaatacatctttatagagagagagatgtacgaattttcaccagagagttcgtgagaggttgtgctaagagagagTTTATGTTGTGAGCTAAGTCGTCCCTCTTAGAGTATTTGTTAGTTTGAATTGTGTGCTTTATTAAGAAGTCTATCgaaagggtccgataaaggagaattacgtgtgaagaagattgtgagcaaggagatgaGTTGGAGGCTGGTCGATCTTATAGAGCCAAGGACTTGCAAAGGGTTTTAAGTGTTTCCCATGTCTGTAATTtcgaaatcttttttttatagtgatttcctaggtttaacTGCCCTAAAGAGGCTTTACTTTTAGAACaatttctaaaagatttcctctTCATTACCAAAATCATTGTGTCTGGTTGATTTactattttgattattttagtgattgattgtttatagattgctatttgttaattttgcaTATTGTGTGATATACATCTGCATAGTGTTTCTCAATTAGTATTAGAGCGGGTTCACTCCTTGAAGGATTTAAATTCTTGAGTGTgatatttgttttatatttaagaTGTCTTAAACTcttaacactgtgcctaattttgatggatcaaattatggctattgaaAGTTCAGTataagatttttcttaaaattcatAGATGTTTGGTTTGTCATTGAATCAagatttaaagctccagataagccgacagtcgaatggtctaatgttgaaaaacaaacttgtatggcgaatgacaaagctatgaatgctctatgcttggcaatttcacaaactgagttctctagaatttcaaattgtga
It contains:
- the LOC132188558 gene encoding proteasome subunit alpha type-6, which codes for MSRGSGGGYDRHITIFSPEGRLFQVEYAFKAVKAAGITSIGVRGKDSVCVVTQKKVPDKLLDQTSVSHLFPITKYLGLLATGMTADARTLVQQARNEAAEFRFRYGYEMPVDVLAKWIADKSQVYTQHAYMRPLGVVAMVLGIDDEFGPRLFKCDPAGHFFGHKATSAGLKEQEAINFLEKKMKNDPAFTYEETVQTAISALQSVLQEDFKANEIEVGVVGKENPVFRVLSMEEIDEHLTAISERD